Genomic DNA from Candidatus Woesearchaeota archaeon:
AGGGTTGTAATACTCATTACCGATGGACAGAGCAATGTCGGGGCTGAAGTAAAAGAGGGGATTGAGCACGCAAACAACGCGAACACCGTAATTCATACAATTGGAATAGGCTCTGAACAGGGAGGCTCATTCATAAGGACTGAACTCATATCCATGCTTGACGAAGAGTCGCTGAAGCTCATTGCAGAAAGCACAGGAGGAAAATACTTCAGGGCATCTGACAATCAGGCAAT
This window encodes:
- a CDS encoding VWA domain-containing protein, which codes for RVVILITDGQSNVGAEVKEGIEHANNANTVIHTIGIGSEQGGSFIRTELISMLDEESLKLIAESTGGKYFRASDNQAILNAYENIADMSSQKLSIRLSAALISIAVIFIFIEWTLLNTKYRTLP